A part of Thiomicrorhabdus sediminis genomic DNA contains:
- the rsmH gene encoding 16S rRNA (cytosine(1402)-N(4))-methyltransferase RsmH, with product MDSQQIHFSVLLQESVDALNIQPNGIYIDGTFGRGGHSRAILQQLGEGGRLIAIDQDPQAIEYAKQTIDDARFEIQYGSFENIKSYCESRGLVGKINGLLLDLGVSSPQLDEAERGFSFMREGPLDMRMNPNEGLSAKDWLKSVDEKTLKLVLQNYGEERFSGRLAREIKAASDRDELHTTTDLAELVKRVSPKTEKNKHPATRTFQAIRIAVNRELDVLKNVLESAIEVLAPEGRLAVISFHSLEDRIAKVFIRDQSRIKDLFPDSPIQIEVVEPVMKKVGKPIFPSKEECQQNPRSRSSVLRIAEKL from the coding sequence GTGGACTCACAACAAATACATTTTTCAGTTCTTTTACAAGAGTCGGTCGACGCGCTGAATATTCAGCCGAATGGTATTTACATTGACGGCACCTTCGGTCGAGGTGGTCATAGTAGAGCTATTTTGCAGCAGCTTGGGGAGGGGGGGCGCCTTATTGCGATAGACCAGGATCCTCAAGCCATCGAATATGCCAAGCAAACCATTGATGATGCCAGATTCGAAATTCAATACGGCAGTTTCGAAAATATCAAATCGTACTGTGAAAGCAGGGGTTTGGTTGGTAAAATAAATGGTTTATTATTAGACTTGGGTGTGTCTTCGCCGCAGTTGGATGAAGCGGAACGTGGTTTTAGCTTTATGCGCGAAGGTCCTTTGGATATGCGTATGAACCCGAATGAGGGATTGAGCGCAAAAGATTGGTTAAAAAGTGTTGATGAAAAAACACTTAAACTGGTGCTGCAAAACTATGGTGAAGAACGTTTTTCCGGACGTTTGGCACGAGAGATTAAAGCGGCTTCCGACAGAGACGAGTTGCATACAACGACCGATTTGGCCGAACTGGTAAAGCGGGTTTCGCCAAAAACAGAAAAAAACAAGCATCCTGCGACCAGAACATTCCAGGCAATCAGAATTGCCGTAAATAGGGAGTTGGATGTATTAAAAAATGTTTTAGAGTCAGCGATTGAAGTCTTGGCTCCGGAGGGCAGACTGGCGGTGATCAGTTTCCACTCCCTTGAAGATCGAATCGCAAAAGTATTTATCCGTGACCAGTCACGTATAAAAGACTTGTTTCCAGATTCACCGATTCAAATCGAAGTGGTTGAGCCGGTGATGAAGAAAGTCGGAAAGCCAATTTTTCCGAGCAAGGAAGAGTGTCAGCAAAACCCAAGGTCGAGAAGTTCGGTGTTGAGGATTGCTGAAAAGCTCTGA
- a CDS encoding peptidoglycan D,D-transpeptidase FtsI family protein: MPKIRRDLVVFALIVIGFIGIAVRAYYVQVVKTDFLQEEAEKRQIRDIAIPAPRGAIYDRHGSLLALSTPMASVWLDPKVITQLESDYLTFLKLINLTDPQLNKLAERNRYKRLSFIRQINDSDLIDKLSKLDLPGVYIKQIELNYSHNGNVINVNKSLPSVWVNTNLLNRYRYTFDKLAKHLDLDRTALMKKVYRLSKKRFLYVRRGLVPDLAEKIESLHLNGVYTQGEYRRYYPAGESSANLIGFTNIDDKGIEGIELAYDSWLKGTPGKKQVLKDRAGHVIDFVKDIKDAKPGNQLNLSIDQNLQYFTYRSLKKVMIEHQALSASSVILDAKTGEILSMVSLPSFNPNDSAQRRGPGIKNRVITDLIEPGSPMKPFIIAKALHEGVIDENTVIDTSPGSIRIQGNRISDTSRHGELTPLEIIQKSSNVGVSKIALMMKPEQQREFWADIGIGQESGLFLPGENHGYLKPGQEWQPIDQASASFGYGFNTNLLDLAHSYLLFANHGEMLPLSILKLNEAPQGHQVIESEIADSVLTMMESVVAQGGTAPKAQIPGYRVAGKTGTVHKTKSRGGYKENTYLSLFAGIVPVSDPDMVMIVLINEPSRGVYYGGSVAAPAFREVMSEALRLRNVSPDQLVEGS; this comes from the coding sequence ATGCCGAAAATTAGGCGTGATTTAGTTGTTTTTGCCCTCATTGTGATTGGCTTTATCGGTATTGCGGTGCGCGCTTACTACGTTCAGGTGGTAAAAACGGATTTTCTGCAGGAAGAGGCCGAAAAACGTCAAATCCGTGATATTGCGATTCCCGCTCCACGTGGAGCTATTTATGACCGCCACGGCAGTCTGCTTGCCTTAAGTACTCCTATGGCTTCTGTTTGGCTTGATCCTAAAGTCATTACGCAACTGGAAAGCGATTATCTAACATTCCTCAAGCTGATCAACTTGACCGATCCCCAGTTAAATAAGTTGGCGGAAAGAAACCGTTACAAACGGCTTAGTTTTATTCGCCAGATCAATGACAGTGATTTGATTGATAAGCTGAGCAAATTGGATTTGCCCGGTGTCTATATCAAGCAGATTGAATTGAATTATAGCCATAACGGCAATGTGATAAACGTCAATAAAAGCCTGCCTTCGGTTTGGGTGAATACCAATTTATTGAATCGTTATCGTTACACTTTCGATAAGTTGGCGAAACACCTAGACTTGGATAGAACGGCCTTGATGAAAAAGGTATATCGTCTATCTAAAAAACGATTCCTTTATGTAAGGCGTGGACTGGTACCGGATTTAGCGGAAAAAATAGAAAGTCTACACTTGAACGGGGTTTATACTCAGGGTGAGTATCGACGTTATTATCCGGCTGGGGAAAGCAGTGCGAACCTGATCGGCTTTACCAATATCGACGATAAGGGTATTGAAGGTATTGAGCTTGCCTATGACAGTTGGTTGAAAGGTACGCCGGGTAAAAAGCAGGTGTTAAAAGACCGCGCTGGTCATGTCATCGATTTTGTCAAAGACATCAAGGATGCCAAGCCGGGAAATCAATTGAATTTAAGTATTGACCAGAATCTGCAGTATTTTACCTACCGCAGTCTGAAAAAGGTGATGATTGAACACCAAGCACTGTCTGCCAGCAGTGTGATTCTCGATGCCAAAACCGGTGAAATCCTGTCAATGGTCAGTTTGCCGAGTTTTAATCCCAACGATTCGGCGCAAAGACGTGGTCCGGGAATTAAAAATCGTGTCATAACCGATCTGATTGAACCGGGATCACCGATGAAACCCTTTATTATCGCCAAGGCTTTGCATGAAGGTGTGATTGATGAAAATACGGTAATTGATACTTCACCAGGATCGATTCGCATTCAGGGAAACCGTATTAGTGATACCAGTAGGCATGGTGAGTTGACCCCTTTGGAGATTATTCAAAAATCAAGTAATGTCGGGGTGTCCAAAATCGCCTTGATGATGAAACCGGAACAGCAAAGAGAGTTTTGGGCCGATATTGGTATCGGCCAGGAAAGCGGTTTGTTTTTGCCAGGTGAGAACCACGGTTACCTAAAACCCGGACAGGAATGGCAACCGATTGATCAAGCTTCCGCTTCGTTTGGCTATGGTTTTAACACCAATCTATTGGATTTAGCACACTCTTATCTGTTGTTTGCCAATCACGGTGAGATGTTGCCTTTAAGTATCCTTAAATTAAATGAAGCTCCACAAGGTCATCAGGTAATTGAGTCTGAAATTGCCGATTCGGTATTGACCATGATGGAATCCGTTGTGGCACAAGGTGGTACCGCACCAAAAGCACAAATTCCGGGATACCGCGTCGCGGGTAAGACTGGAACCGTGCACAAAACCAAAAGCCGTGGTGGTTACAAAGAAAACACCTACTTATCCTTGTTCGCGGGGATTGTGCCGGTGTCGGATCCGGATATGGTAATGATCGTGTTGATCAATGAACCAAGTCGTGGCGTTTATTACGGCGGCTCCGTTGCCGCGCCGGCATTCCGTGAAGTCATGTCGGAAGCTTTGCGTTTGCGCAATGTGTCACCGGACCAGTTGGTGGAGGGAAGCTAG
- the ftsZ gene encoding cell division protein FtsZ has translation MNFVGKEVTPVRTPGMPVIKVVGLGGGGGNAVDYMLRSNVQGVDFICANTDAQALENSSVETRIQLGANGLGAGADPERGRQAAKDDIDTVKEKIKDADMVFITAGMGGGTGTGSAPVVAQAARELGILTVGVVSKPFGFERRTKAAEAGIEELAEHVDSLITVPNDKLLKVLGRDFVLAKAFDYANEVLHGAVQGISELVTKPGLINVDFEDLRTVMGERGVAMMGVGTATGEDRAIKAAEKAIANPLLEDISVSGARGLLVNITSGIDFTIGEFNEVGDVIDTVAAEDARVIIGTSFDETMTDEIRVTVVATGLSTVAEVAAKPEVVKPNMQAVKAVNETVQAETAPKAEEKQPELLQPEPEVVRPKMVVNGAASTGAEGASYLDIPAFLRRQAD, from the coding sequence ATGAATTTTGTCGGAAAAGAAGTCACACCAGTTCGGACACCTGGTATGCCTGTCATTAAGGTTGTAGGCCTTGGCGGCGGCGGTGGCAACGCAGTGGATTACATGTTGCGTTCCAATGTACAGGGTGTTGATTTTATCTGCGCGAATACCGATGCGCAGGCACTAGAAAATTCTTCTGTAGAGACTCGTATTCAATTGGGGGCGAACGGTCTTGGTGCCGGTGCCGATCCAGAACGCGGGCGTCAAGCGGCAAAAGACGATATTGATACCGTTAAAGAGAAAATCAAAGATGCGGATATGGTTTTCATCACCGCAGGCATGGGGGGCGGAACCGGTACAGGTTCCGCGCCGGTTGTTGCTCAAGCAGCACGCGAACTAGGTATTCTGACAGTTGGTGTGGTCAGTAAGCCGTTTGGTTTCGAGCGTCGTACGAAAGCTGCGGAAGCGGGTATTGAAGAGCTGGCTGAGCATGTCGATTCATTGATCACGGTTCCGAATGACAAGTTATTGAAAGTGCTAGGTCGTGATTTCGTCCTGGCGAAAGCATTTGATTATGCGAATGAAGTATTGCATGGTGCGGTTCAGGGCATTTCCGAGCTGGTTACCAAGCCGGGTCTAATCAACGTCGACTTTGAAGATTTGCGTACCGTAATGGGTGAGCGTGGTGTCGCCATGATGGGTGTCGGTACCGCTACAGGCGAAGACCGTGCTATCAAAGCCGCTGAAAAGGCGATTGCCAACCCATTGTTGGAAGATATTTCTGTATCCGGTGCTCGTGGTTTGTTGGTTAATATTACCTCTGGTATCGATTTCACTATCGGTGAATTCAACGAGGTCGGTGATGTGATCGATACGGTTGCTGCGGAAGATGCGCGTGTCATCATCGGTACTTCTTTTGATGAAACCATGACTGATGAGATTCGTGTTACCGTTGTTGCCACTGGTCTTTCTACGGTTGCTGAAGTGGCTGCGAAACCGGAAGTGGTTAAGCCGAACATGCAAGCGGTTAAGGCCGTTAACGAAACCGTTCAGGCCGAAACGGCTCCGAAAGCCGAAGAAAAGCAGCCTGAATTGTTGCAGCCTGAGCCAGAAGTCGTTCGACCAAAAATGGTCGTCAACGGTGCGGCATCGACTGGTGCCGAAGGCGCAAGTTACCTGGATATTCCAGCTTTCTTACGTCGTCAGGCAGACTGA
- the rsmI gene encoding 16S rRNA (cytidine(1402)-2'-O)-methyltransferase: MSSSINSVKAVSGQGKLYVVATPIGNLSDISRRAIEVLQQVDWIAAEDTRHTKQLLNALAINQKLISLHEHNEQQRSEQLLEHLQSGQNGALVSDAGTPLINDPGYFLVKTLRQANLEVVPVPGPSAVITALSAAGLPTDRFCYEGFLPARKSKRLLALQALANEPRTLVFYESPHRLMDCLHDMQEAFGAQRELVVARELTKKFEQFVEGELQQVMGYFSDNSDKLRGEFVLMLKGAELVADKGQTRLEVDQLLEVLLAQNLPVKQIAEIASQLSGEKKKPLYQRVLQMKEEGC, translated from the coding sequence ATGTCTTCTTCAATCAACTCTGTTAAAGCCGTTTCGGGTCAAGGCAAACTTTATGTGGTGGCCACGCCAATCGGCAATTTATCTGATATTTCAAGAAGAGCCATTGAGGTGCTGCAACAGGTTGATTGGATTGCGGCTGAGGATACCCGTCATACCAAGCAATTGTTGAACGCTTTGGCGATTAACCAGAAGTTGATCAGTTTGCATGAACATAATGAACAGCAACGCAGTGAGCAATTGCTAGAGCATTTGCAGTCGGGTCAAAACGGTGCCTTGGTCTCGGATGCCGGAACCCCGCTTATTAACGATCCGGGTTATTTTTTGGTAAAGACATTACGTCAGGCCAACCTTGAAGTGGTTCCTGTTCCAGGCCCCAGTGCGGTAATCACCGCTTTAAGTGCCGCAGGGCTGCCGACCGACCGTTTTTGCTATGAGGGTTTTTTACCGGCAAGAAAATCGAAGCGTTTGCTTGCATTACAAGCCTTGGCGAATGAGCCGCGCACCTTGGTGTTTTATGAATCGCCACATCGCTTGATGGATTGTCTGCATGATATGCAAGAGGCTTTTGGTGCTCAGCGAGAATTGGTGGTGGCACGTGAGTTGACGAAAAAATTTGAGCAGTTTGTCGAGGGTGAATTGCAGCAGGTTATGGGCTATTTCAGTGATAATAGCGATAAGCTACGTGGTGAGTTTGTGCTTATGCTTAAAGGCGCTGAGCTGGTAGCAGATAAAGGGCAGACTCGACTTGAAGTGGATCAGTTGCTTGAGGTGTTGCTGGCGCAGAATTTACCGGTAAAGCAGATTGCCGAGATTGCATCGCAGTTGAGTGGCGAAAAGAAAAAGCCGCTTTACCAGCGCGTCTTACAGATGAAAGAAGAAGGTTGTTAA
- a CDS encoding response regulator transcription factor, with protein sequence MVKVLVLDDAKVIQSLLKMTLESDGMHVDVASTVEQAKSLFNSNEYNLMIVDYMLEDGRNGFEFIQSIPENHRNAGLPAILLTADDSHQPKTTAQTLGVNVWMKKPFTPISLLKVIYNLLEQRGNFNGNKVSIHHLHNN encoded by the coding sequence ATGGTAAAGGTATTGGTGTTAGATGACGCAAAAGTCATTCAATCCCTTCTAAAAATGACACTGGAAAGTGATGGCATGCATGTCGATGTCGCCTCTACCGTTGAACAGGCCAAGTCACTCTTTAACAGCAATGAATACAACTTAATGATTGTCGATTACATGCTCGAAGATGGGCGCAACGGGTTTGAATTTATCCAGTCAATTCCAGAAAACCATCGCAATGCTGGACTACCAGCCATCTTGCTGACGGCAGACGATAGCCATCAACCGAAAACCACCGCGCAAACTCTTGGCGTCAATGTATGGATGAAAAAACCCTTTACACCGATCAGCCTGCTCAAAGTAATCTACAACCTGCTTGAACAGCGCGGCAATTTCAATGGCAATAAAGTCTCGATTCATCACCTGCATAACAATTAA
- a CDS encoding D-alanyl-D-alanine carboxypeptidase/D-alanyl-D-alanine-endopeptidase, producing the protein MLRKFLLMAALFFAASIAPASGAQNAPVNTAAQQNEKANAEQNVQSVLGRLAQQPAWQHFQSFAEAGFVIDTPQGIKRFNAGQAFVPASTTKLITALLALRHWGDAYRFKTEFYIKRTATQNILLVKGFGDPFLVSEELALIAQQLKQNLMQLQISHIDAIYLDDSFYQSDLIMPGTLWSDNPYDAIPSAIAANFNTINVKRVSRQGSIEIISAEAQTPITQTAQQFALTHKLKSSKALRINLGQDLSVNQRHFAELLAAFLQQESLTVGQTVANGVVDNTFQPLYSHDNSRTLADVIEPMMKYSTNFIANQLALNLAADQFGAPANPKKVAKLYQQALQQLFGWQDFLVEDGAGLSRQNRLSPDQLLEVLQAFKPWRYLLPQVENHVVAKSGSLIGVSTLAGFYQYKNTSLPFVIMINEQGPYRLRNRLARELAEFYRR; encoded by the coding sequence TTGTTAAGAAAATTTTTGTTAATGGCGGCGCTGTTTTTTGCGGCTTCTATTGCTCCGGCTAGCGGCGCACAAAATGCGCCTGTCAATACAGCGGCACAGCAAAACGAGAAGGCAAATGCTGAGCAAAACGTGCAGAGCGTGTTAGGGCGTTTGGCTCAGCAGCCCGCTTGGCAGCATTTTCAGAGTTTTGCCGAAGCCGGTTTTGTGATTGACACGCCTCAAGGAATTAAACGCTTTAACGCCGGTCAGGCATTTGTGCCGGCCTCGACCACCAAATTGATAACTGCCTTGCTGGCACTGCGACACTGGGGAGATGCATACCGTTTCAAGACCGAGTTTTATATTAAACGCACTGCCACGCAGAACATCTTATTGGTAAAAGGTTTTGGCGACCCGTTTTTGGTTTCAGAAGAGTTGGCTCTGATAGCCCAGCAGTTAAAGCAGAATTTGATGCAGTTGCAGATAAGTCATATTGATGCGATTTATTTGGATGACAGTTTTTATCAGTCCGATTTAATTATGCCGGGTACCTTATGGTCGGATAATCCGTATGATGCAATTCCTTCTGCGATCGCAGCAAACTTCAATACCATCAATGTCAAACGCGTCAGCCGCCAAGGAAGTATAGAAATCATCAGTGCCGAAGCACAGACGCCGATAACTCAAACCGCACAGCAGTTTGCCTTGACGCATAAGCTCAAATCATCAAAAGCTTTGCGTATCAACCTGGGTCAGGATTTATCGGTTAATCAACGTCATTTCGCCGAATTACTAGCCGCGTTTTTACAGCAAGAGTCGCTAACGGTTGGCCAAACTGTAGCAAATGGTGTTGTTGATAATACTTTTCAGCCTCTTTATAGCCATGACAACAGTCGTACTCTGGCGGATGTCATTGAACCGATGATGAAGTATTCGACCAACTTTATTGCCAATCAACTGGCGCTTAATCTGGCCGCGGATCAATTCGGCGCACCGGCCAATCCCAAAAAGGTGGCTAAATTGTATCAACAGGCTTTACAGCAGCTGTTCGGTTGGCAGGATTTTCTGGTTGAGGACGGTGCGGGTCTTTCACGGCAAAACCGCTTGTCGCCGGATCAGTTGCTTGAAGTGCTGCAGGCCTTTAAACCCTGGCGGTATTTATTGCCGCAGGTCGAAAATCATGTGGTGGCCAAATCGGGTTCACTTATCGGCGTGAGTACCTTGGCAGGGTTTTATCAATATAAAAATACATCGTTACCCTTTGTCATTATGATTAATGAGCAAGGGCCTTATCGGTTACGTAATCGCTTAGCCAGAGAATTGGCTGAGTTTTATCGCCGATAA
- a CDS encoding UDP-N-acetylmuramoyl-L-alanyl-D-glutamate--2,6-diaminopimelate ligase yields the protein MANRTLNELLTFIERHANLQIMQKSGSLSGQVKLNQMTQDSRDVSSGDVFIALQGEQVHGLRFLADVLQQGAAVIIADRPLRASEKALLEQIDHDVMVLALQNIQTMQGDLAAWFYGYPSQSLKVIGITGTNGKTSCAFYCAQLLHAQQQKVAIIGTLGNGVFNGEMLLHALQKTRNTTPNAVALQQLLAEFVALGVEWCVMEVSSHAICLGRIQGVHFCATALTQVTRDHMDFHPTLKHYQQTKMQLFRDYHSDAKIINSEDEIGRELLTELLDLQKDEQQDQWSVWAYGEHCLISGLPDLWLDNMHLCSYQLLALNEQGMQARFSTRKSIDDSNLTVNIPLIGRFNIENVSCSLAILLSQGFALADLLASCGQLQAVMGRMQIVSQQPSVILDFAHTPDALQQVLIASRHHLEKEAKLWVVFGCGGDRDRGKRPLMAEVAAEYADKVMVTSDNPRSEEPQWIIDEIMTGFDTAQKTSVMQQVDRTEAIQQVLSLAAEHDLVVIAGKGHEDYQEIKGERQPYSDFDAVQQWLHSKR from the coding sequence ATGGCTAACAGAACTCTGAACGAGCTCTTAACATTTATTGAGCGGCACGCGAATCTGCAAATCATGCAAAAGTCGGGCAGCTTATCTGGGCAAGTTAAGCTGAACCAGATGACGCAGGATTCACGTGATGTTTCCTCGGGTGATGTGTTTATTGCCTTGCAGGGAGAGCAGGTACATGGTTTGAGGTTTTTGGCTGATGTCTTGCAGCAGGGCGCTGCCGTCATTATTGCCGATAGACCTTTGCGAGCCAGTGAAAAAGCGCTGCTTGAGCAAATTGATCATGATGTTATGGTGCTGGCACTACAAAATATCCAAACCATGCAGGGGGATTTAGCGGCGTGGTTTTACGGTTACCCAAGTCAGTCGTTAAAAGTGATTGGCATTACCGGTACCAACGGCAAGACCTCTTGTGCCTTTTATTGTGCCCAGTTATTGCATGCGCAACAGCAAAAAGTCGCCATTATCGGCACACTGGGCAATGGTGTGTTTAATGGCGAAATGCTGCTGCATGCACTGCAGAAAACCCGTAATACCACACCGAATGCAGTCGCATTACAGCAATTGTTGGCCGAGTTTGTGGCGCTGGGCGTTGAATGGTGCGTGATGGAGGTTTCCTCTCATGCGATTTGTTTGGGACGTATTCAAGGGGTGCACTTTTGTGCTACGGCCTTAACTCAGGTGACGCGTGATCATATGGATTTTCACCCAACCTTGAAGCACTATCAGCAGACTAAGATGCAGCTGTTTCGCGACTATCATAGTGATGCGAAAATTATTAACAGCGAAGACGAAATCGGTCGCGAATTGTTGACTGAATTGCTTGATTTGCAAAAAGATGAGCAGCAGGATCAATGGTCTGTTTGGGCTTATGGCGAGCACTGTTTAATCAGTGGTTTGCCTGATTTGTGGTTGGATAATATGCACTTATGCAGCTATCAGCTGTTGGCCTTGAATGAACAAGGTATGCAGGCGCGCTTCAGTACCCGAAAATCGATTGATGATAGTAATTTAACGGTTAATATTCCATTGATTGGCCGCTTTAATATCGAGAATGTCAGTTGCAGCTTGGCGATTTTGTTATCGCAAGGTTTTGCGTTAGCGGATTTGTTGGCTTCCTGTGGGCAATTGCAAGCGGTTATGGGGCGAATGCAGATTGTCAGTCAGCAGCCAAGTGTGATTTTGGATTTTGCCCATACTCCGGATGCATTGCAGCAGGTATTGATCGCATCGCGACATCACCTAGAAAAAGAGGCTAAGCTTTGGGTGGTGTTTGGTTGTGGCGGCGATAGAGATCGTGGTAAAAGACCTTTGATGGCCGAAGTTGCGGCCGAGTATGCGGACAAGGTTATGGTGACTTCCGATAATCCGCGCAGTGAAGAGCCGCAATGGATTATTGATGAAATTATGACCGGGTTTGACACAGCCCAGAAAACTTCAGTGATGCAGCAGGTCGATCGAACCGAGGCGATTCAGCAGGTCTTAAGCCTGGCTGCAGAACACGATTTGGTGGTAA
- a CDS encoding class I SAM-dependent methyltransferase, whose protein sequence is MSSAENTTLFIKANACTKAQQLKETLELKELPDDLLHDNLFWLDCITPKKTDLNCLAICSLQQGPVFIDFLAGKKAHRRQFGGGMGQPLVRAMGKIDNRLPRIVDATAGMGSDSFVLASLGFDVTLLERSPYVSALLADALQRALETAGLDSQTLAIFQRMHLHNTDSADFIANCPDKIEVVYMDPMYPEKKKKAAAKKEMQLLQHIIGPDMDSERLLNEALKKASYRVVVKRPKGAPVIANQFNIAPTSAVSSPNTRYDIYSIDALKQKLSICNKRQAIKSFNLACLHSRSIIVSINNLDKHPYWK, encoded by the coding sequence ATGTCCTCTGCCGAAAATACAACGCTTTTTATTAAGGCCAATGCCTGCACCAAGGCGCAACAGCTTAAAGAGACCCTCGAGCTTAAAGAACTGCCGGATGATCTTTTGCACGACAACCTGTTTTGGCTTGATTGTATCACCCCGAAAAAAACCGATCTTAACTGCCTAGCGATTTGCAGCCTGCAACAAGGTCCGGTTTTTATTGATTTTCTTGCTGGCAAAAAAGCCCATCGCAGGCAGTTTGGCGGCGGCATGGGACAACCGCTGGTTCGCGCCATGGGAAAAATCGATAATCGTCTGCCCCGTATAGTGGATGCAACCGCCGGGATGGGATCGGATAGCTTTGTTCTCGCATCACTCGGCTTTGATGTCACCCTGTTGGAGCGCTCTCCCTATGTCAGCGCCTTATTGGCAGATGCCTTACAACGTGCCTTAGAGACAGCCGGACTGGATAGTCAAACCCTTGCCATTTTCCAACGTATGCACCTGCACAATACCGACAGCGCAGACTTTATCGCCAACTGTCCAGATAAGATTGAAGTTGTCTATATGGACCCGATGTATCCGGAAAAGAAGAAAAAAGCGGCGGCAAAAAAAGAGATGCAATTACTGCAACACATAATAGGCCCGGATATGGACAGCGAACGGTTGCTTAACGAGGCACTGAAAAAAGCCTCTTATAGAGTGGTGGTAAAACGCCCTAAAGGAGCGCCCGTTATTGCAAACCAGTTCAATATAGCACCGACCTCGGCGGTAAGTAGTCCGAACACACGTTATGACATCTATTCAATAGATGCCCTCAAACAAAAACTGAGCATTTGCAACAAAAGGCAAGCCATTAAAAGTTTCAATTTAGCTTGCCTGCACAGCCGCTCTATAATAGTAAGTATAAATAACCTAGATAAGCATCCTTACTGGAAATAG
- the mraZ gene encoding division/cell wall cluster transcriptional repressor MraZ, with translation MLFFRGINSVNIDTKGRMAIPKKYRESIADASDNQLVATIDLHSPCLLIYTLDEWEVIERKLMSLPNVDPQARLYQRLLLGHASEMEIDSQGRVLLPSLLREHANIGKPAILLGQGNKFELWSQEAWDASRPEMLDTAMSNEISESLASLSL, from the coding sequence ATGCTTTTTTTCAGAGGAATCAATTCGGTTAATATCGATACCAAGGGTCGCATGGCGATTCCGAAGAAGTATCGAGAGTCGATTGCGGACGCAAGCGACAATCAGTTGGTTGCTACCATTGATTTGCATAGCCCTTGCCTACTTATATATACACTCGATGAATGGGAAGTTATCGAGCGTAAGTTAATGTCATTACCAAACGTTGATCCACAAGCTAGATTGTATCAGCGTTTATTGCTTGGACATGCCTCAGAGATGGAAATTGATTCTCAAGGGCGTGTTCTGTTGCCAAGCCTTTTGCGTGAGCATGCCAATATCGGTAAGCCGGCAATTTTATTGGGGCAAGGCAATAAGTTTGAGTTGTGGTCGCAAGAGGCTTGGGATGCAAGTCGTCCTGAAATGCTCGATACCGCTATGTCGAATGAGATTTCAGAATCTCTGGCGAGCCTAAGTTTGTAA
- the ftsL gene encoding cell division protein FtsL, producing MQNTSPEPTHLKAFKWRGFFLLLLLFICLVTLLAIVKTQHEIRSVESTYYQTLQHALEAREEWGRLMLEKQHLTSPARVEQQAKQLNMTLDKTHYQYIYIQPDAEPLTETGNAEN from the coding sequence ATGCAAAACACATCCCCAGAACCCACTCACTTAAAAGCGTTTAAGTGGCGTGGGTTTTTTCTTTTGCTACTTCTGTTTATCTGTTTAGTGACATTGTTGGCGATTGTCAAAACCCAGCATGAAATTCGCAGTGTGGAATCGACTTATTATCAGACCTTGCAGCATGCACTGGAAGCACGCGAGGAATGGGGGCGCTTAATGTTGGAAAAACAGCATTTAACCTCGCCTGCGCGTGTTGAGCAACAGGCGAAGCAATTGAATATGACACTAGATAAAACCCATTACCAGTATATCTATATCCAACCGGATGCTGAGCCGTTAACGGAGACGGGCAATGCCGAAAATTAG